One window from the genome of Choloepus didactylus isolate mChoDid1 chromosome 2, mChoDid1.pri, whole genome shotgun sequence encodes:
- the PLEKHM2 gene encoding pleckstrin homology domain-containing family M member 2 isoform X4, protein MPDYYKPQYLLDFEDRLPSSVHGSDSLSLNSFNSVTSTNLEWDDSAIAPSSEDYDFGDVFPAVPSVPSTDWEDGDLTDTVSGPHSTASDPASSKASTKSPTQRQNPFNEDPAEAVSSSDTTPVHTASQDKGEPYAVDLSEACPELEVIRVTKKKKIGKKKKTRSDEEASPLHPASTQQKCARHGDGDSLGVGPGLGQDSPDAALAPAQEEGAGPSSTAESSERIELGQVGLLIPAMKDTSMERLGQPLSKVIDQLNGQLDPRTWHTLVEPPDQSFRTGSPRDAPERPPGCDFSEGLSAPMDFYRFTVESPSTAPPGGGNHDPSGPGQPLHVPGGPAAVGQEEEGGGGAEGQAPGPLEDTQGEAQEPRPQELEPQEQLPVPEPEPGTQEALGQLKQDQPSPCPSSAEDSGVDEGQGSPSEMIHASEFRVDNNHLLLLMIHVFRENEEQLFKMIRMSTGHMEGNLQLLYVLLTDCYVYLLRKGATEKPYLVEEAVSYNELDYVSVGLDQQTVKLVCTNRRKQFLLDTADVALAEFFLVSLKSAMIKGCREPPYPSILTDATMEKLALAKFVAQESKCEASTVAVYFYGLVHWEDPTDESLGPVPCHCSLPESTVTKEGMLHYKAGTSYLGKEHWKTCFVVLSNGILYQYPDRTDVIPLLSVNMGGEQCGGCRRSNTTDRPHAFQVILADRPCLELSADSEAEMADWMQHLCQAVSKGVIPQGVAPSPCIPCCLVITDDRLFTCHEDCQTGFFRSLGTAKLADISAVCTEPGKEYCVLEFSQDSHQLPPAWVVYLSCTSELDRFLSALSSGWKAVYQVDLPHKAIQEAASKKKFEDALSLIHSSWQRSDSLCRGRASRDPWC, encoded by the exons ATGCCTGACTACTACAAACCTCAGTATCTGCTGGACTTTGAAGACCGCCTTCCTAGCTCAGTCCACGGCTCAGACAGCCTGTCCCTCAACTCCTTCAACTCCGTCACATCCACCAACTTGGAATGGGATGACAGCGCAATTGCCCCATCCAGTGAGG ATTATGATTTTGGAGATGTGTTTCCAGCAGTGCCGTCTGTACCCAGCACAGACTGGGAAG ACGGGGATCTCACAGACACGGTCAGCGGCCCCCACTCTACTGCCTCGGACCCGGCCAGCAGCAAGGCCTCCACGAAGAGTCCCACGCAGCGCCAGAACCCTTTCAACGAGGACCCGGCAGAGGCTGTGTCCTCCTCCGATACCACCCCTGTGCATACCGCCTCTCAGGACAAGGGGGAGCCCTATGCCGTGGACCTGTCAGAGGCCTGCCCAGAGCTCGAGGTCATCAG GGtcaccaagaagaagaaaattggcAAGAAGAAGAAGACCAGATCGGACGAGGAAGCAAGTCCACTTCACCCAGCATCTACCCAGCAGAAGTGTGCCAGGCACGGGGATGGCGACAGCCTTGGTGTTGGCCCAGGCCTTGGGCAGGACTCACCAGACGCTGCCCTGGCTCCCGCCCAGGAGGAGGGCGCGGGGCCCAGCAGCACAGCCGAGAGCAGCGAGCGCATAGAGCTGGGCCAGGTGGGCCTGCTCATCCCTGCAATGAAGGACACCTCCATGGAGCGCTTGGGGCAGCCCCTGAGTAAGGTCATTGACCAGCTCAATGGGCAGCTGGACCCCAGAACCTGGCACACCCTTGTTGAGCCCCCAGACCAGTCCTTTCGAACCGGATCTCCCAGGGATGCCCCGGAGAGGCCGCCAGGTTGCGACTTTAGTGAGGGACTTTCAGCCCCAATGGACTTCTACCGCTTTACCGTCGAGAGTCCAAGCACTGCTCCACCAGGTGGTGGCAACCATGACCCTTCAGGGCCTGGCCAACCGCTGCATGTTCCTGGTGGCCCTGCGGCTGTTGGCcaagaagaggagggaggagggggagcggAGGGGCAGGCACCTGGGCCCCTAGAGGACACCCAGGGGGAGGCTCAGGAGCCGAGGCCCCAGGAACTGGAGCCCCAGGAACAGCTGCCTGTGCCCGAGCCGGAGCCAGGGACCCAGGAGGCTCTTGGCCAGCTCAAGCAAGACCAGCCCAGCCCATGTCCGAGCAGCGCCGAGGACTCTGGGGTGGATGAGGGGCAGGGGAGCCCTTCCGAGATGATTCACGCATCAGAGTTCAG AGTAGACAACAATCATCTCCTCCTGCTGATGATCCATGTGTTTCGAGAAAACGAAGAGCAGCTGTTCAAA ATGATCCGGATGAGCACAGGGCACATGGAGGGCAACTTGCAGCTGCTGTACGTGCTGCTCACGGACTGCTACGTCTACCTGCTCCGGAAAG GGGCCACAGAGAAGCCATACCTGGTGGAAGAGGCCGTTTCTTACAATGAACTCGACTACGTGTCG GTCGGCCTCGACCAGCAGACCGTGAAGCTGGTGTGCACCAACCGCAGGAAGCAGTTTCTGCTGGACACGGCTGACGTGGCCCTGGCTGA GTTCTTCTTGGTTTCTTTGAAGTCGGCCATGATCAAAGGCTGTCGGGAACCGCCCTACCCCAGCATCCTGACTGATGCCACTATGGAGAAGCTGGCGTTGGCCAAATTTGTGGCCCAGGAATCGAAGTGTGAG GCGTCCACTGTTGCCGTCTACTTCTATGGCCTTGTGCACTGGGAGGACCCCACGGACGAGTCCCTGGGGCCCGTCCCCTGCCACTGCTCCCTCCCCGAGAGCACCGTCACCAAAGAAGGCATGCTCCATTACAAGGCGGGCACCTCCTACCTGGGCAAGGAGCACTGGAAGACCTGCTTCGTGGTCCTCAG CAATGGAATCCTCTACCAGTATCCTGACCGCACCGATGTCATCCCTCTGCTCTCCGTGAACATGGG GGGGGAGCAGTGCGGTGGCTGCAGGAGGTCCAACACCACGGATCGGCCCCACGCCTTCCAGGTCATCCTCGCCGACCGGCCCTGCCTGGAGCTGAGTGCCGACAGCGAGGCTGAGATGGCCGACTGGATGCAGCACCTCTGCCAGGCTGTGTCTAAAGGG GTCATCCCCCAGGGGGTAGCTCCCAGCCCCTGCATCCCCTGCTGCCTGGTGATCACAGATGACCGCCTCTTCACGTGCCACGAGGATTGCCAGACGGGCTTCTTCCGCTCCCTGGGCACAGCCAAGCTGGCCGACATCAGCGCCGTTTGCACCGAGCCGGGCAAGGAGTACTGTGTGCTG GAGTTCTCCCAGGACAGCCATCAGCTGCCCCCAGCTTGGGTCGTCTACTTGAGCTGTACTTCTGAACTGGACCGATTCCTGTCCGCGCTGAGCTCTGGGTGGAAAGCCGTGTACCAG GTGGACCTCCCCCACAAGGCCATCCAGGAAGCTGCTAGCAAGAAGAAATTCGAGGATGCCCTGAGCCTCATCCACAGCTCCTGGCAGCGGAGTGACAGCCTCTGCCGTGGCAGAGCCTCCCGGGACCCCTGGTGCTGA